One Trichoderma atroviride chromosome 7, complete sequence DNA segment encodes these proteins:
- a CDS encoding uncharacterized protein (EggNog:ENOG41) encodes MVQPVMEIVITEIGDHTIDDVSTQDGKDWLEAFRLGAETIPGAVRASWGRSYKYPNIAMHFIDYQTRRQHDVHKQELGGAVPKALWHIMDKEKTDLYVISPNTPDRRVLYAPQTNVVFFWGIDEDAFRSKQDEFFTAIEQSDSCVGYIWGEIQQPVLSDKRGYAALGKGGVMISGWKSREEHDRDVAKPRVTEAYEAISATVKRTDTWGMQTSIVENNGHFHKWQRLTNTDLTKLDHAKRPIA; translated from the exons ATGGTGCAACCTGTTATGGAAATTGTTATAACGGAAATTGGCGATCACACAATTGACGACGTCTCCActcaagatggcaaagattgGCTGGAAGCGTTTCGCTTGGGAGCAGAAACAATCCCCGGAGCTGTGCGAGCCAGCTGGGGTCGAAGCTACAAATACCCGAATATAGCAATGCATTTCATTG ATTACCAAACTCGCCGTCAGCACGATGTCCATAAGCAGGAACTCGGTGGCGCCGTCCCCAAGGCACTGTGGCACATCATGgacaaagagaagacggATTTATACGTAATTAGTCCAAACACGCCGGACAGGAGAGTACTCTATGCTCCCCAGACAAATGTTGTATTCTTCTGGGGAATCGACGAAGATGCGTTCAGATCAAAGCAAGATGAGTTTTTCACTGCAATCGAGCAGTCAGATTCGTGCGTTGGTTACATATGGGGAGAGATCCAGCAGCCCGTGCTTTCCGACAAAAGAGGATACGCTGCGCTTGGTAAAGGAGGAGTGATGATCAGCGGATGGAAGAGTCGCGAAGAGCACGACAGAGACGTCGCAAAACCCAGGGTTACGGAGGCTTATGAAGCAATTTCTGCGACCGTGAAAAGGACTGATACTTGGGGAATGCAGACATCGATTGTGGAAAACAATGGTCACTTTCACAAGTGGCAACGACTCACCAACACCGACCTCACAAAGCTGGACCACGCCAAACGACCAATTGCATAA
- a CDS encoding uncharacterized protein (EggNog:ENOG41~CAZy:CE10~MEROPS:MER0034665) encodes MSEEWNTFAATKPKYVNHNEGLASIRETINQQSLDNMALLKEPAMAVLASVNAKDAVITLPHAPNHKFVIRVYSPGQNKSAALPIMLYFHNGYWATGNVNGDDLGCRAMIGHGNDLIIISFEYRLAPENSWDTILSDAESALVWVNQNASSYGGDIHKGLYIGGATAGAHLAAATAVRARDRHPSIGLSGQCLIVPTVLVYSGPQSVPPGWAEKVVSHQENAEAPVFGEKEWQKYLSLLNVPESEKKKGENFPVWADLKGLPRTYLAMDGPDPIRDEGYLYEAMLRKAGVQTRTDHYELPNCYQQPPEQEWNSQQAYGGY; translated from the exons ATGTCTGAAGAATGGAACACA TTCGCCGCAACGAAGCCAAAATACGTCAATCACAATGAGGGCTTGGCATCTATTCGAGAAACCATTAACCAACAGAGCTTGGATAACATGGCTCTATTGAAGGAACCGGCAATGGCCGTCCTTGCCAGCGTCAACGCCAAGGACGCTGTAATCACTCTTCCACACGCGCCAAACCATAAGTTTGTGATCCGAGTATATTCACCTGGACAAAACAAGTCAGCGGCACTTCCTATCATGCTTTATTTCCACAATGGATATTGGGCTACCGGTAACGTGAATGGTGACGATTTGGGTTGTCGGGCCATGATTGGACACGGAAACGATCTCATAATCATTTCGTTCGAATATCGACTTGCCCCAGAGAACTCATGGGACACCATTCTGTCGGATGCGGAAAGCGCGCTTGTATGGGTTAACCAAAACGCGTCTTCTTACGGAGGTGACATCCATAAGGGGCTGTATATCGGCGGTGCCACTGCAGGTGCTcacttggctgctgcaacgGCTGTCCGCGCGCGAGACCGACATCCCTCCATAGGACTTTCCGGTCAGTGCTTAATCGTCCCGACGGTTCTTGTATACTCTGGCCCTCAGTCAGTACCACCTGGGTGGGCCGAAAAGGTAGTATCCCACCAAGAAAACGCTGAGGCACCAGTCTTTGGTGAAAAAGAATGGCAAAAATACCTGTCTCTATTGAATGTTCCCgaaagcgaaaagaaaaaaggggaaaacTTTCCTGTCTGGGCAGATTTGAAGGGGCTTCCCAGGACATATCTCGCTATGGATGGCCCAGACCCAATTAGAGACGAAGGCTATCTATATGAGGCAATGCTTCGCAAGGCTGGCGTGCAGACTAGAACAGACCACTATGAACTACCCAACTG CTACCAACAACCGCCCGAGCAGGAATGGAACTCGCAACAGGCGTACGGTGGTTACTAG
- a CDS encoding uncharacterized protein (EggNog:ENOG41~MEROPS:MER0000432~SECRETED:SignalP(1-23)): MSVIKHYVSLATALLAVSRSTLALEWDATYGNSPALFKLAVNPEIIALAHQKVALTRYPIDVKQPDWSDGPPVHNATSVRDYWVKEYDWSNTQRRINSRFNMFTTTVDAKPFSEYEERVPLHFVHHRSNRSDAIPLLFIHGWPGSFLEVENLLEPLTNPSDASLPAFHVVAPSIPGFGFSPAPTNPLFGPRAAGESFNNLMHQLNYPHYVIQGGDLGGFINRFMASSHPESVLSVLSNFWLVQPNSTDFARYYAGNTTDDERYVIEEFWNFENKSSGYRFEQQTSPLQIGYAMTDSPIGFAMYIYEFMFLTVQNYIWSAKELITWSLMYWIQGPYAGFRFYKESVNDHILEDGLLINSTTLPYIHQPVAISEFPADIWYRTPLDWAQRGGNVVVRKVHEKGGHFASVETPDLLIEDIRSFFGNGTLSNTTMFGY, encoded by the exons atgTCAGTTATCAAGCATTACGTTTCGTTGGCTACAGCCTTATTAGCCGTCTCTCGCAGCACACTTGCATTGGAATGGGATGCAACATACGGAAATAGTCCAGCCCTCTTTAAGCTGGCGGTCAATCCTGAGATCATCGCATTAGCTCACCAAAAGGTTGCTTTAACTCGATACCCCATCGATGTCAAGCAGCCAGATTGGAGCGATGGACCTCCCGTGCACAATGCTACATCTGTTCGAGACTATTGGGTCAAAGAATACGATTGGTCAAACACCCAACGGAGAATCAATTCACG CTTTAATATGTTTACCACAACGGTCGATGCTAAGCCATTCTCTGAATATGAAGAACGCGTACCTCTGCATTTCGTGCATCATCGATCCAATCGCTCTGATGCTATTCCCCTTCTGTTCATCCACGGATGGCCTGGATCTTTTCTTGAAGTCGAAAACTTGCTGGAACCGTTAACCAACCCTAGTGATGCCTCACTACCTGCCTTCCACGTTGTGGCTCCATCTATACCTGGGTTCGGATTCTCACCCGCCCCAACGAATCCGCTCTTTGGCCCTCGTGCTGCCGGAGAGTCCTTCAACAACCTGATGCATCAGCTCAACTATCCACATTATGTTATCCAAGGAGGAGATCTTGGAGGGTTTATTAATCGATTCATGGCATCGTCTCATCCAGAGTCAGTACTATCGGTGCTGAGCAATTTCTGGCTTGTCCAACCCAATTCGACAGACTTTGCTAGATATTACGCAGGCAATACTACAGATGACGAGAGATATGTGATCGAAGAATTCTGGAATTTCGAGAACAAGAGCAGCGGGTATCGTTTCGAGCAGCAAACATCGCCTCTGCAGATTGGATACGCTATGACCGATAGTCCCATTGGCTTTGCCATGTACATATACGAGTTCATGTTCTTGACAGTCCAGAATTATATCTGGAGTGCGAAAGAGCTCATTACTTGGTCCTTGATGTACTGGATTCAAGGGCCATACGCAGGATTTAGGTTCTACAAAGAAAGTGTTAAT GACCACATCCTTGAGGACGGGCTGCTTATAAACTCTACAACGCTTCCCTATATCCACCAGCCGGTTGCCATTTCCGAGTTCCCGGCAGATATTTGGTACAGGACT CCTCTAGATTGGGCCCAGCGAGGAGGCAATGTTGTTGTAAGGAAAGTACATGAAAAGGGAGGACACTTTGCTTCAGTGGAAACGCCTGATCTTCTGATAGAAGATATACGATCATTCTTTGGAAATGGTACTCTTTCTAACACGACAATGTTTGGCTACTGA
- a CDS encoding uncharacterized protein (EggNog:ENOG41) has protein sequence MPETVEERFAKLSLGTDGKRNEDLTPIILATVYPKPGMTERIIELYQPIIKDGADKEPGTIQFQLFVDVNPETGSEEIFTIEK, from the exons ATGCCCGAAACTGTTGAAGAGCGCTTTGCTAAGCTGTCGCTCGGAACTGACGgcaaaagaaatgaagaTTTGACTCCCATTATCCTAGCCACCGTGTACCCAAAACCAGGTATGACTGAAAGG ATTATTGAGCTCTATCAACCAATCATCAAAGATGGCGCAGATAAGGAGCCGGGAACTATTCAGTTCCAACTATTCGTTGATGTGAATCCAGAAACTGGTAGTGAAGAGATATTTACGATTGAaaagtaa
- a CDS encoding uncharacterized protein (EggNog:ENOG41), translating to MSSTEELTVQEKNKQIVAKYSEEFWGKCNENIVDELCSDDFVSNYPMHGRREGKAEVKKMLLEFREAFPNVTFRPYGPIPMIAEKDYVVTRWIGGGKHTGVAFDDLPAGQLTTPNTGKRIHFSGTTIFTVKDGKITEELGEEGALTALQQLGIIDPPNPASGAYKTSELAGNRSEPKDKGSN from the exons ATGTCTTCTACAGAGGAGCTAACAGTTCAAGAGAAGAATAAGCAAATCGTTGCAAAGTATTCAGAGGAATTTTGGGGGAAATGCAATGAGAACATTGTCGATGAGCTTTGCTCAGATGATTTTGTGTCCAACTATCCAATGCACGGCCGCCGCGAAGGAAAGGCCGAAGTAAAGAAGATGTTGCTTGAGTTCCGAGAA GCGTTCCCAAATGTCACTTTTCGACCATATGGACCAATTCCCATGATAGCTGAGAAAGACTATGTTGTAACGCGCTggattggcggcggcaagcATACAGGTGTTGCATTTGACGATCTGCCGGCTGGCCAGCTTACCACACCGAATACGGGAAAGAGAATTCACTTTTCTGGTACCACCATATTCACGGTTAAAGATGGCAAGATTACAGAGGAGCTTGGGGAAGAAGGTGCTTTAACTGCGCTACAACAGCTAGGAATCATTGATCCTCCAAATCCGGCAAGCGGGGCCTACAAAACAAGTGAGCTGGCTGGCAATAGAAGCGAaccaaaagacaaaggtAGCAACTAA
- a CDS encoding uncharacterized protein (EggNog:ENOG41) has translation MPNVLVIGPTGYVGSALSEQLIRSGDHYVYAVSQSDEEGFRLATSEIIPIRGSLDSSQTVFELITSNKIDVIVDTSSYNDKTTKSKLLKVIAGAENLRQQQLAKKQLIQPKLGFVTVSGIWTQGSTEDPHGSFQKMAPEASSVQPEEGLVESKALYEQEVLAARSSLDVAVIQPSFIWARGGAAWTRILGPLVEGARTSTTDTVKIAVDPADQIYCFTNIDDVATAIELAVNKLQLINGNSVHPVFELVGDQFPVGLLCERDALYFGCKGKAELFKPENTGFLDVIGGNHNANRTRAEQILGWYPKKRYFLRDTFIYANSFMAALALAKLK, from the coding sequence ATGCCTAACGTACTTGTTATTGGACCCACTGGTTACGTTGGATCTGCTCTCAGCGAGCAACTTATCCGCAGCGGCGATCATTATGTCTATGCAGTATCCCAGAGTGATGAGGAAGGATTCCGACTTGCCACGAGCGAAATTATTCCCATCAGGGGCAGCCTCGACTCGTCCCAAACAGTATTCGAACTCATTACATCCAACAAGATAGACGTCATTGTGGACACCTCCAGCTACAACGACAAAACGACGAAGTCAAAGCTGCTCAAAGTCATTGCGGGTGCGGAGAATCTtagacagcagcagctggctaAGAAACAGTTGATTCAGCCAAAGCTCGGATTTGTTACCGTGAGCGGAATCTGGACTCAAGGATCGACTGAAGACCCTCATGGCAGCTTTCAGAAAATGGCGCCTGAAGCGAGTTCAGTACAGCCTGAAGAAGGCCTCGTTGAGTCGAAAGCCTTGTACGAGCAAGAGGTCCTCGCGGCTAGGAGTTCCCTTGACGTGGCTGTCATTCAGCCATCGTTTATCTGGGCTCGTGGAGGCGCAGCTTGGACTCGGATCCTGGGGCCCCTAGTTGAAGGAGCGCGAACCAGCACTACCGACACTGTGAAAATTGCTGTTGACCCAGCAGATCAGATTTACTGCTTCACCAACATTGACGATGTTGCTACCGCCATTGAGCTGGCGGtgaacaagctgcagctgatcAATGGAAACAGTGTTCATCCTGTCTTCGAGCTTGTTGGGGATCAGTTCCCTGTGGGCTTACTTTGCGAACGCGACGCGCTCTACTTCGGATGCAAGGGCAAAGCAGAATTGTTTAAGCCTGAGAATACTGGATTTCTAGACGTCATTGGTGGAAATCACAACGCCAATCGAACAAGGGCGGAACAGATTCTGGGATGGTACCCTAAGAAGCGATATTTTTTGAGGGACACATTTATCTACGCGAACTCCTTCATGGCAGCTTTAGCTCTTGCAAAGCTTAAGTAA
- a CDS encoding uncharacterized protein (EggNog:ENOG41) produces the protein MFYTTFPIKYCSLEYEAFASTSIPPSLELFDPLTRLLFFNFSENIAPSLVAVDGASNGFRTLLLPLACVDDLVRSATLAASANQLRFQRPKLAPLASKFQSAAIEKLSVFSRIENASGSTRSAILAAIILLIITDMMNGGHQFHLLLNMAKSWVEAMKHDDLPTGSSRSGLEQFLLNQLDVVQLYAEPLLKEQYTILAQYEPDDRTFKDRVICIFKSIEEAIKQACNIYSYHVLHDSPPPDIEDILENLKTAAEEIPAYAPGENALAWVYFIAAAESNIPAKRTFFSKRLMGIFERGNFNSTTTAFVMLHHIWNCQEAGDSWTKTLKDSPSVLVLK, from the exons ATGTTTTATACCACATTTCCGATAAAGTATTGCTCACTCGAATATGAAGCTTTTGCGTCGACTTCAATACCACCAAGCCTCGAACTTTTTGACCCTTTAACTAGACTACTTTTCTTCAACT TCTCGGAGAATATTGCCCCATCACTTGTTGCCGTGGATGGAGCCTCGAATGGCTTTAGAACCCTTTTACTCCCACTCGCCTGCGTCGATGATCTTGTTCGTTCTGCAACATTAGCAGCTTCGGCAAATCAGCTGCGGTTTCAGCGGCCCAAGCTGGCTCCTTTGGCATCGAAGTTTCAGTCCGCAGCAATTGAGAAACTTTCAGTCTTTTCTAGAATCGAGAATGCGAGCGGCTCTACAAGAAGCGCAATTTTGGCGGCCATAATTCTTCTTATAATCACAGATATGATGAATGGGGGTCATCaatttcatcttcttctaaACATGGCCAAATCCTGGGTAGAGGCGATGAAGCATGATGATTTACCCACGGGAAGTTCCCGGTCAGGGTTGGAACAATTTCTGCTCAACCAACTTGACGT AGTACAGCTATACGCCGAACCATTACTAAAGGAACAATATACAATATTGGCGCAGTACGAGCCTGATGACCGCACCTTTAAGGACAGGGTTATCTGCATCTTCAAATCGATAGAGGAAGCTATTAAACAGGCATGCAATATTTATTCCTACCATGTCCTGCATGATAGCCCTCCACCGGACATTGAAGACATTCTAGAGAACCTGAAAACAGCTGCGGAAGAAATACCCGCTTATGCTCCTGGTGAGAATGCGCTGGCCTGGGTGTATTTCAtcgcagctgcagagagCAATATCCCTGCGAAGCGTACATTCTTTTCCAAGAGGCTCATGGGCATTTTCGAGCGAGGGAATTTTAATAGCACAACTACTGCATTTGTTATGCTTCACCACATTTGGAATTGCCAAGAAGCGGGCGACAGCTGGACTAAAACACTGAAAGATTCACCTTCTGTACTTGTTTTAAAATGA
- a CDS encoding uncharacterized protein (EggNog:ENOG41): protein MTQGLTLLKEHYLPDFASRFQAAGYAVLIYDHRGWGSSEGQPRNAVNPMQQAEDYHDAIIFARKIKGIDPSRVAMWGIGHSGGAAMISAGNDDYVKAVVLVMPLTSGARDAAGFPPELIDRSKADRLARTQNPKLGETYVQVWDNSLEQASGERGQVILHSPPAFEFIDGGKRRSDAAGTPWENKITLRSLYDIGKVEPQDFIRRISPRPLLYLAAAEDVLTGPIEAHKKVFEQAGEPKQFVTLNNHHVANYFGNSFEENISAQLDFLEKNL from the exons ATGACACAAGGA TTGACGTTATTAAAGGAGCATTATCTACCTGACTTTGCTAGCCGTTTTCAAGCAGCAGGCTATGCAGTACTGATCTACGATCATCGCGGCTGGGGATCCAGCGAAGGACAGCCTCGGAACGCCGTAAATCCAATGCAACAAGCCGAAGATTACCACGACGCCATCATATTTGCTcgaaaaataaaagggatCGATCCAAGTCGTGTTGCTATGTGGGGAATTGGACACTCTGGTGGTGCAGCTATGATATCAGCAGGCAACGACGATTATGTGAAAGCAGTCGTACTCGTAATGCCATTAACGTCAGGAGCGCGAGATGCTGCGGGTTTCCCACCAGAATTAATTGACCGCAGCAAAGCAGATCGACTTGCAAGAACACAGAACCCCAAACTAGGAGAAACATATGTACAGGTCTGGGATAACTCGCTTGAACAGGCATCTGGTGAGCGTGGACAGGTCATTCTGCATTCTCCTCCCGCATTTGAGTTCATTGATGGTGGCAAACGGCGCTCGGACGCTGCTGGTACCCCATGGGAGAATAAGATTACACTACGGAGCTTATACGATATCGGCAAAGTTGAGCCCCAAGATTTTATTCGAAGAATTAGCCCGCGCCCGTTGCTTTACCTGGCTGCGGCCGAAGATGTCCTCACTGGACCCATCGAAGCTCATAAGAAAGTCTTTGAGCAGGCAGGAGAGCCAAAGCAATTTGTTACACTGAACAATCACCATGTGGCAAATTACTTTGGAAACAGTTTCGAAGAAAACATTTCCGCACAGCTTGACTTTTTGGAAAAGAATTTGTAG
- a CDS encoding uncharacterized protein (EggNog:ENOG41), with protein MAASNALAATLKSLHRPGKPLILANVYDILSARAVAALPSCKALATASYAVARANGTEDDDMDAQTNLRAALSIAKVAAEFKKPLTVDIQDAYGEQLEEVISALVKGGVHGVNLEDVNKDTQKFYPLDQAVERVKRTLKVAEELGVKDFVVNARCDVLVHGGQLSEVLERGKAYLAAGATSVFVWGGSKRGVSRDEVATMVKEFDGRLNVSLKLSPDALSAAQLSQIGVSRISIGPTLQFIAMDVYGKEAEKILTSAS; from the coding sequence ATGGCTGCCTCAAACGCTTTAGCCGCGACTCTGAAGTCTTTGCACCGTCCCGGCAAACCTCTTATTCTCGCAAACGTCTATGACATTTTATCAGCTCGTGCGGTCGCTGCCCTCCCAAGCTGTAAAGCGCTGGCGACTGCAAGCTATGCTGTCGCTCGGGCAAACGGAAccgaagatgatgatatgGATGCCCAGACAAATCTCCGCGCGGCTTTGTCCATCGCCAAAGTAGCTGCAGAGTTCAAGAAGCCGTTGACAGTTGACATCCAAGACGCCTACGGAGAGCAGCTCGAAGAAGTGATTTCGGCACTTGTCAAGGGCGGCGTTCACGGAGTCAACCTGGAGGATGTCAATAAGGACACTCAAAAGTTCTACCCCCTCGATCAAGCTGTGGAGCGTGTCAAGCGAACTTTGAAGGTTGCGGAAGAGCTTGGCGTCAAAGACTTCGTTGTCAACGCACGCTGCGATGTCCTGGTTCACGGTGGCCAGCTCAGTGAGGTCCTCGAACGAGGCAAGGCTTACCTCGCAGCCGGCGCCACCAGTGTATTTGTATGGGGCGGCTCGAAGAGGGGCGTGAGCCGTGACGAAGTTGCCACGATGGTGAAGGAATTCGATGGACGACTTAATGTGTCATTGAAGTTGTCTCCAGATGCGCTCAGTGCAGCTCAGCTGTCACAAATTGGAGTCTCCAGGATCAGCATTGGACCTACTCTTCAGTTCATAGCTATGGATGTCTATGGAAAGGAGGCGGAGAAGATTTTGACATCAGCTTCATGA
- a CDS encoding uncharacterized protein (EggNog:ENOG41), translating to MSDADDYVFGREYSEGLRLETQHLLFNIHNGYTIDPKIPITPEMKIADMGTGTGIWLLDISRQVPSTVQLDAFDISDKQFPHKDSRPDNMSFRTLDAFSQVPDELIGKYDVVHLRLWCCIVRDCKTAALIHHATRLLKPGGYLQWDEADLGNMHIKGAEAEAVAALQRTVQGITHFDYSWIRDLPNRSKEAGLEVLKFETEPFSKSCISIVTRACIMAYVPGMKSLYQSGDAALPPREEAEASLDALIKALPHGAVYHWTPASLLARKPVA from the exons ATGTCTGATGCAGACGACTACGTGTTTGGAAGGGAATATTCAGAAGGCTTGAG ACTGGAAACTCAACATCTCCTTTTCAATATCCATAATGGGTATACAATCGACCCTAAGATTCCAATCACTCCTGAAATGAAGATTGCCGATATGGGTACAGGTACCGG TATATGGCTGCTGGACATCTCTCGGCAAGTCCCTTCGACAGTACAGCTGGATGCGTTCGACATATCAGACAAACAGTTCCCCCACAAGGACAGCAGGCCCGATAACATGAGTTTTCGGACTCTCGATGCTTTTTCTCAAGTTCCTGATGAACTGATTGGAAAATATGATGTAGTTCATCTGAGACTTTGGTGTTGTATAGTGCGAGATTGCAAGACAGCTGCCCTTATTCATCACGCTACACGGCTCTTGA AGCCGGGGGGGTATTTGCAGTGGGATGAAGCAGACCTTGGCAATATGCACATCAAAGgtgccgaagccgaagcagTTGCTGCCCTTCAACGCACCGTCCAAGGAATCACGCATTTTGACTACTC GTGGATACGAGATCTTCCGAATCGCTCCAAGGAGGCTGGTCTGGAAGTCTTGAAGTTTGAAACAGAACCATTTTCTAAAAGCTGCATATCAATCGTTACTAGGGCATGCATAATGGCTTACGTTCCAGGTATGAAATCTCTGTATCAATCTGGTGACGCAGCTCTACCTCCCCgtgaagaggctgaagcttCGTTGGATGCGTTAATCAAGGCACTTCCACATGGCGCTGTATACCATTGGACGCCGGCTAGCCTACTAGCCCGAAAGCCAGTTGcataa